The region ACGCCGGAGTTCGTCCGTGTGTTCGGGGGGAACGAGGACGAGGTGTACGGCTGCCTCGACTGCGTCGGGGCGACCGCGGTCAAGAACGGGGCCGGACTCGACAACGTGGAAGCGCGAACCGGCCTGTAGCCTCGCCACCGCGTCCACCCGGCGGACGGGGACG is a window of Halostella salina DNA encoding:
- a CDS encoding DUF7563 family protein, which codes for MPKCNNCGSFVTPEFVRVFGGNEDEVYGCLDCVGATAVKNGAGLDNVEARTGL